One genomic region from Frateuria soli encodes:
- a CDS encoding NUDIX hydrolase, with protein MSVTATPPSVWRPHVTVACVVTRGERYLMVEEEVDGRLVYNQPAGHLDDKESLLQAAVRETLEETGWTIEVEHFLGVHQWRSTEHGEGVVRFSFAARALAHDPHRLLDQGIRRAVWLTRAEIAALGERLRSPMVLLSIDAWLAGRRLPVDVLSSLLAEPARP; from the coding sequence ATGTCCGTCACTGCCACCCCCCCGTCCGTCTGGCGTCCCCACGTCACCGTCGCCTGCGTGGTGACGCGTGGCGAGCGCTACCTGATGGTCGAGGAGGAGGTCGACGGCCGCCTCGTGTACAACCAGCCGGCTGGCCACCTGGACGACAAGGAAAGCCTCCTGCAGGCCGCGGTGCGCGAGACGCTCGAGGAAACCGGCTGGACGATCGAGGTGGAGCATTTCCTGGGCGTGCATCAGTGGCGCAGCACCGAGCATGGCGAGGGCGTGGTGCGCTTCAGCTTCGCGGCGCGGGCGCTGGCGCACGATCCGCACCGCCTGCTCGACCAGGGTATCCGTCGCGCGGTGTGGCTGACCCGTGCGGAGATCGCCGCGCTGGGCGAACGCCTGCGCAGCCCCATGGTCCTGCTGAGCATCGATGCCTGGCTGGCGGGCCGGCGCCTGCCAGTGGACGTACTGTCCAGCCTGCTTGCGGAGCCCGCGCGGCCATGA
- the clpS gene encoding ATP-dependent Clp protease adapter ClpS: MAHEPENDPGSGHGLAVETSRPELARPPLFQVVLLNDDFTPMDFVVEVLRGFFAMDQERAVQVMLHVHTRGKGVCGVFTREVAETKVTQVNEYSRTHQHPLLCTMEKL, encoded by the coding sequence ATGGCCCACGAACCCGAAAACGACCCTGGCAGCGGACACGGCCTGGCTGTCGAGACCAGCCGCCCGGAACTGGCACGGCCGCCACTTTTTCAAGTTGTGCTGCTGAATGACGATTTCACTCCCATGGACTTCGTGGTCGAGGTGCTGCGCGGTTTTTTCGCCATGGACCAGGAGCGCGCGGTGCAGGTGATGCTGCACGTGCATACCCGCGGCAAGGGGGTGTGCGGCGTGTTCACCCGCGAGGTAGCGGAGACGAAAGTGACTCAGGTGAACGAGTACTCACGGACTCATCAGCATCCCTTGTTGTGCACTATGGAAAAGCTATGA
- the clpA gene encoding ATP-dependent Clp protease ATP-binding subunit ClpA encodes MFSKDLEVTIGHCYKQAREQRHEFMTVEHLLLALTENQSALGALRACGVDLPRLSAELERIIAETVPVLPHGDERDTQPTLGFQRVLQRAVYHVQSSGRKEVTGANVLVAIFGEKDSHAVYFLHQQEITRLDVVNYISHGIAKIGDEPSAGMPGSEREGEEGADSKGNPLNEYATNLNELALEGKIDPLIGRQDEIERTIQVLCRRRKNNPLYVGDAGVGKTALAEGLAKRIVEGEVPEVLEAAVIWSLDLGALVAGTKYRGDFEKRLKAVITQLKKQPGAILFIDEIHTIIGAGSASGGTMDASNLIKPMLASGELRCIGSTTFQEFRGIFEKDRALARRFQKIDVVEPTIADSIEILKGLKSRFEEHHNVAYTNEALKAAVDLSVKHIPDRLLPDKAIDVIDEAGARQRLLPEEQRTGTIDVPEVEYIVAKMARIPAKQVSASDRDVLKNLERNLKMVVFGQDQAIEALAASIKMARSGLADPTKPIGSFLLAGPTGVGKTEVTKQLGLQLGIEMIRFDMSEYMEAHSVSRLVGAPPGYVGFDQGGLLTEAVTKHPHAVLLLDEIEKAHPDVFNILLQVMDRGVLTDTNGREANFKNVILVMTTNAGAQQASRRSIGFVKQDHATDSLEVIRKMFTPEFRNRLDAVIQFHALDFEHILRVVDKFLIELEAQLTEKHVGLDVDADARRWLAEHGFDPQMGARPMARVIQEKVKRALADELLFGKLSEGGKVLLSVRDGELHVETEAAEKMPVVVE; translated from the coding sequence ATGTTCAGCAAGGATCTCGAAGTCACCATCGGCCACTGCTACAAGCAGGCCCGCGAGCAGCGCCACGAGTTCATGACCGTGGAGCACCTGTTGCTCGCCCTCACCGAAAACCAGTCCGCGCTGGGCGCCTTGCGCGCCTGCGGCGTGGACCTGCCGCGGCTGTCGGCCGAGCTCGAGCGGATCATCGCCGAGACCGTGCCGGTGTTGCCGCACGGGGACGAGCGCGACACCCAGCCGACGCTCGGCTTCCAGCGTGTGCTCCAGCGCGCGGTCTACCACGTGCAGTCCTCCGGCCGTAAGGAGGTCACCGGCGCCAACGTGCTGGTGGCGATCTTCGGCGAAAAGGATTCCCATGCCGTCTACTTCCTGCATCAGCAGGAGATCACCCGGCTGGACGTGGTCAACTACATCTCGCACGGCATCGCCAAGATCGGCGACGAGCCGAGCGCGGGCATGCCCGGCAGCGAGCGCGAGGGCGAGGAGGGTGCCGACAGCAAGGGCAACCCGCTCAACGAATACGCCACAAACCTCAACGAACTGGCGCTGGAAGGCAAGATCGATCCGCTGATCGGCCGCCAGGACGAGATCGAGCGCACCATCCAGGTGCTCTGCCGCCGCCGCAAGAACAACCCGCTCTACGTGGGCGACGCGGGCGTGGGCAAGACCGCTTTGGCCGAGGGCCTGGCCAAGCGCATTGTCGAGGGCGAGGTGCCCGAGGTGCTGGAGGCGGCGGTGATCTGGTCGCTCGACCTGGGCGCCCTGGTCGCCGGCACCAAGTACCGCGGCGACTTCGAGAAGCGCCTGAAGGCGGTGATCACCCAGCTGAAGAAGCAGCCGGGCGCGATTCTCTTCATCGACGAGATCCACACCATCATCGGGGCCGGTTCCGCCTCGGGCGGCACCATGGACGCGTCCAACCTGATCAAGCCCATGCTGGCTTCGGGCGAGCTGCGCTGCATCGGTTCGACCACCTTCCAGGAGTTCCGGGGCATCTTCGAGAAGGACCGCGCGCTGGCCCGTCGCTTCCAGAAGATCGACGTGGTCGAGCCGACCATCGCCGACAGCATCGAGATCCTGAAGGGCCTGAAGAGCCGCTTCGAGGAACACCACAACGTCGCCTACACCAACGAGGCGCTGAAGGCCGCGGTCGACCTGTCGGTCAAGCACATCCCCGACCGCCTGCTGCCGGACAAGGCCATCGACGTGATCGACGAGGCCGGCGCACGCCAGCGCCTGCTGCCCGAGGAACAGCGTACCGGCACGATCGACGTGCCCGAGGTGGAGTACATCGTCGCCAAGATGGCGCGCATCCCCGCCAAGCAGGTCTCGGCGTCCGATCGCGACGTGCTGAAGAACCTCGAGCGCAACCTGAAGATGGTGGTGTTCGGGCAGGACCAGGCGATCGAGGCGCTGGCCGCCTCCATCAAGATGGCACGCTCGGGCTTGGCCGATCCGACCAAGCCGATCGGCAGCTTCCTGCTGGCCGGCCCGACCGGCGTCGGCAAGACCGAGGTGACCAAGCAACTGGGGCTGCAACTGGGCATCGAGATGATCCGCTTCGACATGTCCGAGTACATGGAAGCCCACTCGGTCTCGCGCCTGGTCGGCGCGCCCCCGGGCTACGTCGGTTTCGACCAGGGCGGCCTGCTGACCGAGGCGGTGACCAAGCATCCGCATGCCGTGCTGCTGCTCGACGAGATCGAGAAGGCACACCCGGACGTGTTCAACATCCTGCTGCAGGTGATGGACCGCGGCGTGCTGACCGACACCAATGGGCGCGAGGCCAACTTCAAGAACGTGATCCTGGTGATGACCACCAACGCCGGCGCCCAGCAGGCCTCGCGGCGGAGCATCGGCTTCGTCAAGCAGGACCACGCGACCGACTCGCTTGAGGTCATCCGCAAGATGTTCACGCCGGAGTTCCGAAACCGCCTGGATGCGGTCATCCAGTTCCATGCGCTGGACTTCGAGCACATCCTGCGCGTGGTGGACAAGTTCCTGATCGAACTGGAAGCGCAGTTGACCGAAAAGCACGTTGGCCTGGACGTCGACGCCGACGCCCGCCGCTGGCTGGCCGAGCATGGCTTCGACCCGCAGATGGGCGCGCGCCCGATGGCACGCGTCATCCAGGAGAAGGTCAAGCGGGCGCTGGCGGACGAGCTGCTGTTCGGCAAGCTGTCCGAGGGCGGCAAGGTGCTGCTGAGCGTGCGCGACGGCGAACTGCACGTGGAGACCGAGGCGGCCGAGAAGATGCCGGTCGTGGTGGAGTAA
- the infA gene encoding translation initiation factor IF-1: MAKDDVIEMEGTVQETLPNTMFRVQLENGHVITAHISGRMRKHYIRILTGDKVKVEMTPYDLTKGRITYRMK, translated from the coding sequence ATGGCCAAAGACGACGTCATCGAAATGGAAGGCACGGTCCAGGAGACCCTGCCCAACACCATGTTCCGTGTGCAGCTGGAAAACGGGCACGTGATCACCGCCCATATTTCCGGCCGCATGCGCAAGCACTACATCCGCATCCTCACGGGCGACAAGGTCAAGGTCGAGATGACTCCCTATGACCTGACCAAGGGGCGGATCACCTACCGCATGAAGTAG
- a CDS encoding polyhydroxyalkanoic acid system family protein — MPKIDIRRPHHLPMDQARAVVDKVAARMREKFDMQSQWQGDTLRFSRSGVSGGIAVAPESVHVTAELGLMLSPLKGMVEQEIRRKLDEYFGGAA; from the coding sequence ATGCCCAAGATCGACATCCGCCGCCCGCATCATCTCCCCATGGACCAGGCCCGCGCCGTGGTCGACAAGGTCGCCGCGCGCATGCGCGAGAAGTTCGACATGCAGAGCCAGTGGCAGGGCGACACCCTGCGGTTCTCGCGCTCGGGCGTGAGCGGCGGGATCGCGGTGGCGCCCGAATCGGTCCACGTCACCGCCGAGCTCGGCCTCATGCTCTCGCCGCTCAAAGGCATGGTGGAGCAGGAAATCCGTCGCAAGCTGGACGAGTATTTCGGGGGCGCCGCCTGA
- a CDS encoding FHA domain-containing protein, whose protein sequence is MRIEFPNSAREEFRWAQVALRIGSAPDNDLVVSAQQGSAHHLRILQDRRGWVLEVLSGAGRVYVNARPVRERALLRPGDILSLGDCRMLLCADEAPAMRAPVTLSEQGRCTAALRAVAGPLSGRVFPLQERLELGPQGDQPLELPQAAAASLALFWKEGELRVAAGSTPPRYPLRLNGVVVEQAALHPGDQLGIAMHRFVIDAPGLLPAPAGTPPEVAAGRLPEDEAGPRGEVWWLIATAAVLALLIALILLVRF, encoded by the coding sequence ATGCGCATCGAGTTTCCCAATTCGGCTCGCGAGGAGTTCCGCTGGGCGCAGGTTGCCCTGCGCATCGGCAGCGCGCCGGACAACGACCTGGTGGTCTCGGCCCAGCAGGGTTCGGCGCACCATCTGCGCATCCTGCAGGACCGCCGCGGCTGGGTGCTGGAAGTGCTGTCGGGCGCCGGGCGCGTCTACGTCAACGCTCGCCCCGTGCGCGAGCGCGCGTTGCTGCGTCCGGGCGACATCCTGAGCCTGGGCGACTGCCGCATGCTGTTGTGCGCCGACGAGGCGCCGGCCATGCGCGCGCCGGTAACGCTTTCCGAGCAGGGCCGCTGCACCGCTGCCCTGCGCGCGGTGGCCGGCCCGTTGTCGGGGCGCGTGTTCCCGCTGCAGGAGCGCCTGGAGCTGGGGCCGCAGGGCGACCAGCCGCTGGAGTTGCCGCAGGCCGCCGCGGCCTCGCTGGCGCTGTTCTGGAAGGAAGGCGAGCTGCGCGTGGCCGCCGGGTCGACGCCGCCGCGCTATCCGCTGCGGCTCAACGGCGTGGTGGTGGAACAGGCGGCATTGCATCCGGGCGACCAGCTCGGCATCGCCATGCACCGTTTCGTGATCGACGCTCCCGGCTTGCTGCCCGCACCGGCGGGGACGCCACCGGAAGTGGCCGCCGGGCGCCTGCCTGAGGATGAGGCCGGCCCACGGGGCGAGGTGTGGTGGCTGATCGCCACGGCCGCGGTGCTGGCACTCCTGATCGCGCTGATCCTGTTGGTGCGGTTCTAG
- a CDS encoding ATP-dependent DNA ligase, producing the protein MRRFVQLYAALDRTGSTTAKRDAIAAFLRDAPPADAAWAVYVLGGGKLRRLASVTELRQATREATGHPDWLIDESYAHVGDLAEAIALLLPPGQPSDDTPLHVWMEQRLPSLSRLDPPARVAQLRAWWATLPSEEVYLLNKLITGALRVGVSQRLVVQALALWSQLPTDLIAHRLSGEWKPGAISLAALARPAGDDAHREHRPYPFFLASPLESPVESLGERAEWLAEWKWDGIRAQLMRRDDEARLWSRGEERLDGRFPEIEQAACALPSGCVLDGEILAWDEDAAAPRPFTALQKRIGKLKPGAKLLAETPVRFMAYDLLELDGADLREVPLHLRRARLAVLLEGMPPALLLSPAADTDDWTALAQLRGQSRERRTEGLMLKRLDSPYRVGRRRGDWWKWKVDPYTLDAVLIYAQSGHGRRAGLFTDYTFGVWDRGHLVPVAKAYSGLDDAEIARLDAWIRAHTIERFGPVRSVEPEHVFELAYEAIQRSGRHKSGVAVRFPRILRWRTDLSIRDADRLDELKRMAEG; encoded by the coding sequence ATGCGCCGCTTCGTGCAGCTGTACGCCGCGCTCGACCGCACCGGCTCCACCACCGCCAAACGGGACGCCATCGCCGCATTCCTGCGCGATGCGCCGCCAGCGGACGCCGCGTGGGCGGTGTACGTGCTCGGCGGCGGCAAGCTGCGCCGGCTGGCCAGCGTCACCGAGTTGCGCCAGGCGACCCGCGAGGCGACCGGCCATCCCGACTGGCTCATCGACGAAAGCTACGCGCACGTGGGCGACCTGGCCGAAGCCATCGCGTTGCTGCTGCCACCCGGCCAGCCGTCCGACGACACTCCGCTGCACGTGTGGATGGAGCAGCGCCTGCCGTCCTTGAGCCGGCTCGACCCGCCCGCTCGCGTGGCCCAGTTGCGCGCCTGGTGGGCGACCCTTCCATCGGAGGAGGTCTACCTGCTCAACAAGCTGATCACCGGTGCGCTGCGCGTAGGCGTCTCGCAGCGGCTGGTGGTGCAGGCGCTGGCGCTGTGGTCGCAGCTGCCGACCGACCTGATCGCCCACCGGCTGAGCGGCGAGTGGAAGCCCGGCGCGATCTCGCTGGCCGCGCTAGCCCGGCCGGCCGGGGACGACGCCCACCGCGAGCATCGGCCCTACCCGTTCTTCCTCGCCTCGCCGCTGGAATCGCCCGTGGAAAGCCTGGGGGAACGTGCCGAATGGCTGGCCGAATGGAAGTGGGACGGCATCCGCGCCCAGCTCATGCGACGTGATGACGAGGCACGGCTTTGGTCGCGCGGCGAGGAACGGCTGGACGGGCGCTTCCCGGAAATCGAGCAGGCGGCCTGCGCACTGCCTTCCGGCTGCGTGCTGGATGGAGAAATCCTTGCCTGGGACGAGGACGCGGCGGCGCCACGGCCATTCACGGCCCTGCAGAAGCGCATCGGCAAGCTCAAGCCCGGCGCGAAGCTGCTGGCCGAGACGCCGGTGCGTTTCATGGCCTACGACCTGCTGGAACTCGACGGCGCCGACCTGCGCGAGGTGCCGCTGCACCTTCGCCGCGCCCGGCTCGCCGTGCTGCTGGAGGGTATGCCGCCGGCGCTGCTGCTCTCGCCCGCCGCCGACACGGACGACTGGACCGCACTGGCGCAGCTGCGCGGGCAATCGCGCGAGCGACGGACCGAGGGCCTGATGCTCAAGCGGCTGGATTCGCCCTACCGCGTGGGGCGCAGGCGGGGCGACTGGTGGAAGTGGAAGGTCGATCCCTACACGCTGGACGCGGTGCTGATCTATGCCCAGTCCGGCCACGGCCGGCGCGCGGGCCTGTTTACCGATTACACCTTCGGCGTATGGGACCGCGGCCACCTGGTGCCGGTGGCCAAGGCCTATTCGGGCCTGGACGATGCCGAGATCGCGCGGCTCGATGCCTGGATCCGCGCACACACGATCGAGCGCTTCGGGCCGGTGCGCTCGGTCGAACCGGAGCATGTGTTCGAGCTGGCCTATGAGGCGATCCAGCGCTCCGGTCGGCACAAGTCCGGCGTGGCGGTACGTTTCCCGCGCATCCTGCGCTGGCGCACGGACCTGTCGATTCGCGACGCCGACCGGCTGGACGAGCTCAAGCGCATGGCGGAAGGCTGA
- a CDS encoding ligase-associated DNA damage response exonuclease: MPDPLLQPRPEGLYCPAGGFYIDPAEPVAQAVVTHAHGDHARQGNACYHVARAGLGLMRERLGEPALIEAYDYGEPFVLGDVRVSLHPSGHMLGAAQVRMEHAGRVVVVSGDYKREADPTCAPFEPVRCDTFVTESTFALPVYRWPPMTQVIDELLAWWDDCARRKVAAVLFCYALGKAQRLLAELAPRVDRVVYLHGALLRLTRLYRDAGVALPPTQPLEEGARGAALAGELILAPPSAAGSLWMRRFPNASTAFASGWMRIRGNRRRRGYDRGFVVSDHADWDGLLRSVGDSGARRIYVTHGDGDALVRYLRELGHDALPLSALGA, translated from the coding sequence GTGCCCGACCCGCTGCTCCAGCCCCGCCCCGAGGGTCTCTACTGCCCCGCCGGCGGCTTCTACATCGACCCGGCCGAGCCGGTGGCGCAGGCCGTGGTGACGCATGCGCACGGCGATCATGCGCGCCAGGGCAACGCGTGCTACCACGTGGCGCGCGCCGGGCTCGGCCTGATGCGCGAGCGGCTGGGCGAGCCGGCCCTGATCGAGGCTTACGACTACGGCGAGCCGTTCGTCCTGGGCGACGTGCGGGTATCGCTGCATCCATCGGGCCACATGCTGGGCGCGGCCCAGGTGCGCATGGAACATGCCGGGCGGGTGGTGGTGGTTTCGGGCGACTACAAGCGCGAAGCCGACCCGACCTGCGCGCCGTTCGAGCCGGTGCGCTGTGACACCTTCGTCACCGAGTCGACGTTCGCCCTGCCGGTGTATCGCTGGCCGCCGATGACGCAGGTAATCGACGAACTGCTCGCATGGTGGGATGACTGCGCCCGCCGCAAGGTCGCCGCCGTTCTGTTCTGCTATGCGCTGGGCAAGGCGCAACGGCTGCTGGCCGAGCTCGCGCCGCGCGTCGATCGCGTGGTCTACCTGCACGGGGCACTGCTGCGCCTGACCCGGCTCTATCGGGATGCCGGCGTGGCGCTGCCGCCGACGCAACCGCTGGAGGAAGGTGCGCGCGGCGCGGCGCTCGCGGGGGAGCTGATCCTTGCGCCACCTTCGGCCGCCGGCTCCCTGTGGATGCGCCGCTTCCCGAACGCCTCGACCGCCTTCGCCTCCGGCTGGATGCGGATCCGCGGCAACCGCCGACGTCGCGGCTATGACCGTGGATTCGTGGTCTCCGACCATGCGGACTGGGACGGCCTGCTGCGCAGCGTGGGCGACAGCGGTGCCCGGCGCATCTACGTCACCCATGGCGATGGCGACGCACTGGTGCGCTATCTGCGCGAGCTGGGCCACGATGCGCTGCCGCTTTCAGCGCTGGGGGCCTGA
- a CDS encoding ABC transporter transmembrane domain-containing protein: MSDPTPPGKPARRIGALRQLWPFLKPHKALAIGWLVFLGLSSGSTLVLPMAVRHMIDAGFGNASSDTINRTFLGLFAVALVLAFATAARYFCITLLGERSLAALRARLYAHVIRLDVGFFERSRVGELISRLGTDTEVVQALIGSGISVALRSAVMLLGASAMMVWTSPRLAGLTALVIPAVMLPILVFGRRVQKLSRASQDRLADAAAIANETLNAAPAVKAYAREGIESRRYRDAIDRALESARRRIGMRALLTAAVIVLFFGAITLVLWVGARDVLAGQLNAGILGQFVLYAVFAAGSVAGLSEVWGDVLRAAGAMERIGELFGEQAQIADPSQPLALPRPVKGALRFEHVGFHYPTRPDAPALHDFTLDIRPGETVALVGPSGAGKSTVLALLLRFYDPQAGTIRLDGVDLRALALPELRGAIALVPQETVIFAGSAADNIRFGRQSASDEEVREAARAAEAHEFIGALTGGYEAELGERGVRLSGGQRQRIAIARAILRDAPLLLLDEATSALDAQSEAAIQQALERLEKGRTTLVIAHRLATVQRADRIVVMDGGRIVAQGTHESLLAEGGLYAELARLQFVA, translated from the coding sequence ATGAGCGACCCCACGCCCCCCGGCAAGCCCGCCCGCCGCATCGGCGCCCTGCGCCAGCTCTGGCCTTTCCTCAAGCCGCACAAGGCGCTTGCGATCGGCTGGCTGGTGTTTCTCGGCCTGTCCTCGGGCTCGACCCTGGTGTTGCCGATGGCGGTGCGGCACATGATCGACGCCGGCTTCGGGAACGCCAGCAGCGACACGATCAACCGCACCTTCCTGGGCCTGTTCGCCGTGGCCCTGGTACTCGCCTTCGCCACCGCGGCGCGCTACTTCTGCATCACGCTGCTGGGCGAGCGCTCGCTCGCGGCGTTGCGCGCCAGGCTCTACGCGCACGTGATCCGTCTGGACGTGGGCTTCTTCGAACGCTCGCGCGTGGGTGAGCTGATCTCGCGCCTGGGCACCGACACCGAGGTGGTGCAGGCGCTGATCGGCTCCGGCATCTCGGTCGCCCTGCGCAGCGCGGTCATGCTGCTGGGCGCCAGCGCCATGATGGTGTGGACCAGCCCGCGGCTGGCCGGTCTCACCGCGCTGGTGATCCCGGCGGTGATGCTGCCGATCCTGGTGTTCGGGCGCCGCGTGCAGAAGCTCTCCCGCGCCAGCCAGGACCGCCTGGCCGATGCCGCGGCGATCGCCAACGAAACCCTCAACGCGGCCCCGGCGGTCAAGGCCTACGCGCGCGAGGGCATCGAAAGCCGGCGCTACCGCGATGCCATCGACCGCGCGCTCGAAAGCGCCCGACGGCGCATCGGCATGCGCGCGCTGCTGACCGCGGCGGTGATCGTGCTGTTCTTCGGCGCCATCACGCTGGTGCTGTGGGTCGGCGCGCGCGACGTGCTGGCGGGCCAGCTCAACGCCGGCATCCTCGGCCAGTTCGTGCTGTATGCGGTGTTCGCCGCCGGCTCGGTTGCCGGGCTGTCGGAAGTCTGGGGCGACGTGCTGCGTGCCGCCGGCGCCATGGAACGCATCGGCGAGCTGTTCGGCGAGCAGGCGCAGATCGCCGATCCGTCGCAGCCGCTTGCGCTGCCCCGCCCGGTCAAAGGTGCACTGCGCTTCGAACATGTCGGTTTCCACTACCCCACGCGACCGGATGCGCCGGCACTGCACGACTTCACCCTGGACATCCGCCCCGGCGAGACCGTGGCGCTGGTCGGCCCCTCCGGCGCGGGCAAGAGCACCGTGCTCGCCCTGCTGCTGCGCTTCTATGACCCGCAGGCCGGAACCATCCGGCTGGACGGCGTGGACCTGCGCGCGCTCGCCTTGCCCGAGCTGCGCGGCGCCATCGCGCTGGTGCCGCAGGAGACGGTGATCTTCGCCGGCAGTGCCGCCGACAACATCCGCTTCGGTCGCCAGTCCGCGAGCGACGAGGAAGTGCGCGAAGCGGCCCGCGCCGCCGAAGCGCACGAGTTCATCGGCGCGCTGACCGGCGGCTACGAGGCCGAACTGGGCGAACGCGGCGTACGCCTCTCCGGCGGCCAGCGCCAGCGCATCGCGATCGCCCGCGCGATCCTGCGCGACGCCCCGCTGCTGCTCCTGGACGAAGCCACCTCGGCGCTCGACGCGCAGTCGGAAGCGGCCATCCAGCAGGCCCTCGAGCGCCTGGAGAAAGGCCGCACCACCCTGGTCATCGCCCACCGGCTGGCGACGGTGCAGCGTGCCGACCGCATCGTGGTAATGGATGGCGGGCGCATCGTCGCCCAGGGCACCCACGAAAGCCTGCTGGCCGAAGGTGGACTCTACGCCGAGCTGGCGCGGCTGCAGTTCGTCGCCTGA
- a CDS encoding OPT family oligopeptide transporter has protein sequence MTAQSQGAKRTEFTLRGLIIGIVITVVFTAANVFFGLKAGLTFATSIPAAVISMAILRAMKNSTMQENNIVQTVASAAGTLSAIIFVLPGLIIIGWWNGFPFWMSFGICATGGVLGVMYTIPLRRALVTDSDLPYPEGVACAEVLKVGSGNPQEAAESVESGGAGLKAVIVGSIVSAVFYVIVKTRVFAESVSDYFRIGDRGAATGFDFSLSFALFAVGHLVGLWVGVAMLVGALIGWGWAVPHFLLLHPEAGSAADAAQATWSHYVRFVGAGTIGVAAIWTLAKLVKPVISGLAGAMAASRVRKAGKLETLPRTEHDIPIGVVGIVTAICLVPVAWLLGHFANVSGLGSHTALLVIGGVIFVVILSFLVSAVCGYMAGLIGSSNSPLSGIGILVVIIAALLLVLGVKALVPEEAGKALVAFALFVTAIVFAVASIANNNLQDLKTGQLVDATPSLQQWALVIGVIAGAVVIPPVLDLLNQAYGFLGAPGVDPARALPAPQAGLISALAQGVITGNIDWSLITIGAAIGVALILLDEVLVRTSRARLPPLAVGLGIYLPTSTTLMVVVGSLVGAWFDKRADRRPNGEATKQLGVLLASGLIVGESLLGVVVAAIVAISGKQAPLALVGDSFETPAIWIGGLVFVASIVVMYRWIARMGRAAA, from the coding sequence GTGACTGCCCAATCCCAAGGCGCCAAGCGCACCGAGTTCACCTTGCGAGGCCTGATCATCGGCATCGTGATCACCGTGGTGTTCACCGCGGCCAACGTGTTCTTCGGCCTGAAGGCCGGCCTGACCTTCGCCACCTCGATCCCCGCCGCGGTGATCTCGATGGCGATCCTGCGGGCGATGAAGAACTCGACGATGCAGGAGAACAATATCGTGCAGACGGTGGCGTCGGCCGCCGGCACGCTCTCGGCGATCATCTTCGTGCTTCCGGGCCTGATCATCATCGGCTGGTGGAACGGCTTCCCGTTCTGGATGTCCTTCGGGATCTGCGCGACCGGCGGCGTGCTGGGCGTGATGTACACGATCCCGCTGCGCCGCGCGCTGGTCACCGATTCGGACCTGCCCTACCCCGAGGGCGTGGCCTGCGCCGAGGTGCTCAAGGTCGGCTCGGGCAACCCGCAGGAGGCGGCCGAGTCGGTCGAATCCGGCGGCGCCGGCCTCAAGGCGGTGATCGTGGGCTCGATCGTCTCGGCCGTGTTCTACGTGATCGTCAAGACGCGCGTGTTCGCCGAATCGGTGTCCGACTACTTCCGCATCGGCGACCGCGGCGCGGCAACCGGCTTTGATTTCAGCCTGTCCTTCGCACTGTTCGCGGTCGGCCACCTGGTCGGCCTGTGGGTCGGCGTGGCGATGCTGGTCGGCGCGCTGATCGGCTGGGGCTGGGCGGTACCGCACTTCCTGCTGCTGCATCCGGAGGCCGGCTCGGCGGCCGATGCCGCGCAGGCGACCTGGAGCCACTACGTGCGCTTCGTCGGCGCCGGCACCATCGGCGTGGCGGCGATCTGGACGCTGGCCAAGCTGGTCAAGCCGGTGATCAGCGGCCTGGCCGGCGCCATGGCCGCCTCGCGCGTGCGCAAGGCCGGCAAGCTGGAAACGCTTCCGCGCACCGAGCACGACATCCCGATCGGGGTGGTCGGCATCGTCACGGCGATCTGCCTGGTGCCGGTGGCGTGGCTGCTCGGCCACTTCGCCAACGTCAGCGGCCTGGGCTCGCACACCGCGCTGCTGGTGATCGGCGGCGTGATCTTCGTGGTGATCCTGAGCTTCCTGGTCTCGGCCGTGTGCGGCTACATGGCCGGCCTGATCGGCTCGTCCAACAGTCCCCTGTCCGGCATCGGCATCCTGGTGGTGATCATCGCTGCGCTGCTGCTGGTGCTTGGCGTGAAGGCGCTGGTGCCGGAGGAAGCCGGCAAGGCGCTGGTGGCGTTCGCACTGTTCGTCACGGCCATCGTCTTCGCCGTCGCCTCCATCGCCAACAACAACCTGCAGGACCTCAAGACCGGCCAACTGGTCGATGCAACCCCGTCGCTGCAGCAGTGGGCGCTGGTGATCGGCGTGATCGCCGGCGCGGTGGTGATCCCGCCGGTGCTGGACCTGCTCAACCAGGCCTACGGCTTCCTCGGCGCACCGGGCGTCGACCCGGCCCGCGCGCTGCCGGCGCCGCAGGCCGGCCTGATCTCGGCACTCGCCCAGGGCGTCATCACGGGCAACATCGACTGGAGCCTGATCACCATCGGCGCCGCGATCGGTGTGGCGCTGATCCTCCTGGACGAAGTGCTGGTGCGTACCAGCCGCGCGCGCCTGCCCCCGCTGGCCGTCGGCCTGGGCATCTACCTGCCCACCTCGACCACGCTGATGGTGGTGGTCGGTTCGCTGGTCGGCGCCTGGTTCGACAAGCGCGCCGACCGGCGTCCCAACGGCGAGGCGACCAAGCAACTGGGCGTACTGCTCGCCTCCGGGCTGATCGTGGGCGAAAGCCTGCTCGGCGTGGTGGTGGCCGCGATCGTGGCGATCTCCGGCAAGCAGGCGCCGCTGGCATTGGTCGGCGACAGCTTCGAAACCCCGGCAATCTGGATCGGCGGTCTCGTCTTCGTTGCGAGCATCGTGGTGATGTATCGCTGGATCGCCCGCATGGGGCGCGCCGCCGCCTGA